ATCCTGCTGGCGCGCGAGCTCGCGCCCGGCCCGTCCGGTCCCGATCCTCCGACCTTCGGCGTGCTCGACGTGGTGGTCCGGCGCAACGACTACGGGGCCCAGCGCGAGTCGTTCGAAGCCCCGCTGGTCGTCAGCGGGATCGGCCCGCGGCCGTTTCCGGGCGTGTTCATCCGGTCCCCGCGCATCGCGGCCGTCGGCCCCGGAGCGACCGCCATCGCCTGGCAGGGCGAGGAGGTCGTCGGGGTTCGGGCCGGGCCCTTGTGGGGGCTCGCCTTCCACCCCGAGTTGTCGGCGGACCCGCGGGTGCACCGACGCTTTCTCTCGACCCTCGGCCCCCGACGTTAGCCGAGCAGAGCGAGCGCGACGAGGACGGACGCGACTACGGCGGTCCCGCCGGCGACGGCGAGCAGCCAGCGCGTGCGGCGAGAGACCTCCCGCCAGGTCCCGAAGAGGATCGGCACGGGTCCGATCAGCACGAAGCCGCCCGTGCCGACGCCTCCCCTGGAGCGCACTGTGGGGCCCGTACCTTCCTCCTCCGCGGCCGGGTGGGGCGCGAGGGCGAGGGGAAGGGTTAGCAGCCCCCCTGCCATCAGGACGACCCCGGCCGCGAACCCCGGGGAGCTTCCGTAGACGACCGGGACGATGAGGACCCAGGCGAGATGCGCGCTCCCATCGGCGATCGCGAGCGCCGTGAGACCCGCGCCGGCGAGGAGGAGCACCCCCGGGACCAGCGCGCGGGCGAGCATGCGTTGACGGAGCGAGCTTCGGGGGCTTGGGCCTTGCGGTCGCCGGCTAGTGGTAGGTGTCGAAGCGGTACGGCTCGAGCGGGAGCTCCCCCAGCGCCATCAGGAACTCCGGCGGTGTCAGGATCGGCTTTGGATAGAGGCCGCCGTCGTCCAGCGCGATGCGCGGACAGGCGGTGTTGACGTACGCGTCGAGCGCGCGGCCCTCGAGATCGCGCGGATCGAGCCGGTCGAAGACGAGGATCTCGGCGGTCCGTCCTCGGGCCCGCGCCCGTTCCTGCAGCGCGAGCGCGGTCGGCGTGCGGTTCTGTCCGGCGAAGGTCGAGACGAGGATCCCCCAGCGCTGCGCGTCGCGCGCGGTGGCCACCGTGAGCTGGCGCCGACGGAGGAGCGCCGCGCGATCGATCGGAGGTTCGAGGACGTTGCGCAGGGGATCGAGCGACCAGACCGGCCGGTCGACAGCGTAGGCGAGTCCGACCGGATGGAACCGTCCGGTGCCCACGAAGAGGAACGCCTCCACCGTGGCGGCCACGCTCTCGGCCCCCGTGTAGTTGCAGCCCAGGGCCTGCGCCGGGTAGGCGAGGCGGCGGTCGCCGGACCCCACGTGGACCTCGCGGCCGCGGCGTTCGAGCGCCGCGACCAGGGGGGTGACGAGGTCGAGGTGCTGGACCGACGCGACGAGGCCCAGCCGGCGGGGCATCTGGGCCCGGTCGACCGTCGCCGCGAGGGCCTCGGGATCGCCCGCGGACTCCCGCATCTCGACGAAGAACGTCGGTCGGACGACGGCCAGGTTCGGGATCGGCGCGTGGCCGAGCACGATCGCGAGGTCGGCGTTGGGTGCCTCGTCCCGGGACGGGGCGTCGCAGGCGCCGAAGCAGGCGCGCGTCGCGATCACCACCGGCGCCCCACCCTCCTCGCGGAGCCGCGCGGCCAGATCGTGCGCGTTCCGGACCAGGCCCGCGGGCACCTGGAGGACGATCCGCCGGGGACGGACCTCCCGGATCGCCTGGAAGAGCGGCGCCCCCACCGTCGCAAAGACCCTCGACGGGCCGGGGTCGGCAACGGCGGGCGCCGGATCGGACATGGTACCGAGCGTCGACCGCCGGCGCGGGCTAAACCTTTGGGGACCCGGGCCGCTCGACGCGCTCGATCAGGCGCCGGACCGCCGCGCGGTTGTCCGGGTAGTGCAGGCGGCGGACCGCCTCCTCCGCGTCGACCCATTCCGCGGCCTCGTGTTCCGGGCTCAGCCGCGGTCGGAACGACCGATCGATCTCGACGCCGTAGGCGTGCAGTCGCCAGACCTCCCCGTTGTCGGCCGGGAAGCGGACGTGCCAGTCCAGCGGCACGATCCGTCGCGGGGACGTTAGCCCGGTCTCCTCCTCGAGCTCCCGCCGCAGCGCCTTCTCGAAGTCGGGATCCTCGGGTTCCACTTTGCCGCTCACCGGCACCCACACCCGTCCCCGGGCCGGCGGTCGTCGCAGCAGGAGGAGCCGGAAGGGCGGGTCCGAAAACAGGTACCCTTCGACGCACTCCCGGGCGACCGGCCCGTCCGGCTCGTCCACCTACCGGCCCCGCGCGAGGATCTTCATGATCGCCTCGGCGGGTTCGCCGCTCGACTGGAGGAGGGCCTCGACGGCCTCCTCGCGGGAGACGTTCGCCTGTTCCATCACGAGCCGCACGTCCTCTTCGGGGGGACCGGCCGGCGCGCCGGTCCCGGGCGCCGGAGCGTCGGCCACGCGGGAGCGCACCGTCGGCTGGCCCACGACCTGGTAGGTCCGCACCCCCTGCACGGTGAGGACCGTGACCTCGGGGCGCTCGAAGACGTGCTCCTTCGTCCGGGTCCTCACGACCACCTCCTCGACGTCGGGGACGGCCTCGCTGGTCATCCCCAGCCGTCGCATCATCTGCTCCATCTGGCGCTGGTTGCGCGGACCGCCCGGGATCATTCCTCGTCCTCCGTCTCAGCGCCGCCGGTCGCCGAGCGGATCCGCCGCTCGAGGTCCGGGTCGTCGACGCCGAGGTCCGCCTCCTCGGTATCGACCTTGCGTCCCCCCCGGGAACGCTGGCGACGTGCCTCGCGAACGCGTCGCGTCTGACCCGCGAGGTCGTCGAGCAGGGCCGCGACCCCCGCGAGCAGGTTCCAGCCAGTGTGGGAGGCGTAGAAGATGCCCGCGTCGGAGTGGAGGCGGGCCTCGACCGTGATGTCGCTCGTCCGGTGGGTCGCGTGGGGCGCGAAGTGCAGGCTCAGGAGCGTCGGACGGACCTGCTGCGCGATCCGGCGCAACCCGCTCGCGACCAGGTGGTCGATCTCGGCGAGGAGTCCGGGATCGCCCGAGCCCCGGAGCCCCGAGACCTCCACGTAGACGTCCTCGACGCGGGTGCGCCCGGTCGACGGCCGCCCCCGCCCGACGACCAATCCGAGGAGCTCCGACTGGCCGAGGACTCGCGGCGGACGCCCCGCCTCGACGACGAAGACGCTGGAGACGACCTCCTCGGTCATCGTGCGCGCCGCCTCGGCGGCGGAGGTCCCGACCGGGACGGTCACGGGCGGCGAGTGCATGATCGAGCCGACCCGGACGTCGAGCACGCTGCCGGGCGTGTGCACGTCGCGCTTCCCCGGCGCGACCGGACGCCAGAGAACGTTCCCGAGGTCGCGCACGCCGACCGCCCCCACGAGCCGTTCCCGGCGGTCGAGGACCGGCAGCGGGTGGGCCTCGAGGAGCCGGATCTGGCCGAACAGTTGACGGCACAGGTCCGACTCGTGGACGAGGAGGTCGGCGGCGCGGGCCAGCTGCTCGACGCGGACCCGAGCGACCTCGGGCAGGCCCGCGAGGACCCGGACGATGTCCGTGCGACTCACCACGCCCAACAGCTCGCCGCGGCGGCCGACGACGGGCGCGGCCCGCAGCCCGTTCGCGAGCAGCTCCTCGGCGAGCTCGGGCAGCGCGGTCGCCGGGGTGACCAGCGGGGCGAGCGTGAGCAGATGCTCGACCTTCGTCTCCAGCGGCCGGCTCACCCGCCGGGCGATCGATTCGAACGTGATCATGCCGGCGAGACGGGAGCGCCGAAGGACCGGGATCTCGTGGAACCCCTTGGTCCGCATCACGCCGAGGGCGCGCGAGATGGGCGCGTCGGCGGGAAGCGTCACCGGACGCGGCGTCATCATCTCGCCGGCGGTGGGCCAGGGATCGGGCATGGCGGCCAAGCAGGGCCCCGAGGTCTTAGCCCCTGCGCTCGCGGGCGATCGCTAGGCGAGGTCGCGGGCCATCTGGTACCCGTTCTCCCCGTCCGAGTAGTAGGCGCGCAACAGGTCGATGACCGAGAAACGGTAGCGCGTGTAGAAGCGGATCGCCCGGGCGTTCGACACGCGGACCTCGAGGGTGACGCGGCGGAACCCCCGGCCCCGGCTCCGGTCGAGGAACGTCGTCATGAGCAGGGTCCCCACGCCCCGAGTGCGATGATGGCGGTCGACGGCGAACATGAGCACCCGGACCTCGTTCTCGATCTGGGAGACGCCGAGCAGGAAGCCGACCGGGACGTCGCTCGGATCGGCGGCGACGAGGAACCCCTCCGGCCAGTCGCCGCTCAACGACTGGTACAGCGAGGGGTCGTAGTGCTCGTGCAGGGCGTCGGCGACGATCGCGGCGACGAACGGCACGTCCGTCGGACGGAAGCCCCGCAGGCTGACCGGCGGGAGATCGGCAGGCGCAACGCCCACGGACGGCGGGGGACGCGCCGTGTCAGCGATACATCTCACCCGGTCCTTCGGACTCGGCGTTCCGCATGCTCGACATCGATTCGCGGGTCTGCTGGAGCGTCTTGCGCACCTCCGCCTCGATCTGGCGCGCCTTCTCCCGGAGCGGCTTCGTGTCGAGCACCATCAGCGGGACGAGCGGATTCACCGTCTCGATCACCTTCGCGGCCGCCCGGGCGTCGGGGTAGTCCTTGTGCGCCTGGGCCACCAGGCAGAGCACGGGTGTCGTCCGACCGATGGCCCCGAGCAGGAGGCCGCCGGCCAGGCCGGTGACGACCCCGTTCGCCGCGGCGAACTGGTACTTCTCGAGCAGCGGGGCGGCCGCGCGGTTCGCCATCGCGACCACCCGGGCGTCGCCGCGGGTCTCGTCCTCGATCGGCTGGCCTTCGACGGCCACCACGAGCTGGATCCCCTTCGACTCCGCCCAGTCCAGGAGCACGCGGCCGAGCGAGTTCAGCAGGTTCACGGGCGGCTGGATGTCCGCGATGACGACCAGCAGCTGGTCGCAGGAGCGATCGACGCCGCAGACGAGCTTGCTCGCGTAGAAGCGGACGGGGGCGCCGACGACGCCCTCCTCCATGATGACGGTCGGGGGGAACTCCTCGCTCACCATGTAGGCGACCAGGCTCATGTCGAGGGTATGGACGAGGTACGAAGCGGCGACCGATCCGACGAGGCCGTGGGTGGGGAAGCCCACGACCATCATGGCGCCCTTGAGCGGCTCGTCGCGAGTGTCGACGATCCGGATCTCCTCCACGCCGCGGGGAACCTCCTCGCCCGAGCGCCGGAGTCTCCTCGACACTTAACCCCCTTTGGACCGTTCGCGCGGACGCCGATGCCCGCCGCCGAGACTATATCCTTCCCCCGACCCTCTTCGACGCGGAATCGCAATGAAGGTGCTCATCACCGGAATCGACGGCTACTCGGGCTGGCCGCTCGCCCTCCATCTGCTCGGCCGCGGGCACGAGGTCGTTGGCGTCGACAGCTTCGTCACGCGGCGTCGCGTGCGCGAGGTGGGCAGCTGGTCGGCGACCCCGATCCCCTCCTTCCCCCGACGGCAGGCGGCCGTCCGCGAGATCCTGGCACGGGAGCTCGGCTTCCACCGGGGGGACCTCTCCGACTTCGCGTTCACCCGGCACGTCCTCGAGCTCGAGCGACCCGACGCGATCGTCCACCTCGCCGAGCAGCGTTCGGCACCCTACTCGATGATCGACGTCCACCACGCGGTCGAGACCCAGGTCGGCAACCTCACCGGCACGCTCCACCTGCTCTACGCCATGCGGGAGATCTGTCCGGACGCCCACCTGGTCAAGATGGGCACGATGGGCGAGTACGGCACCCCCAACGTCGACATCCCCGAGGGCTCGTTCGAGATCGAGTACCGGGGGCGCCGCGACCGGCTGCCGTTCCCGCGGCAAGCCGGCTCGTGGTACCATTGGAGCAAGGTCTTCGACTCCGGCGACGTCATGTTCGCCTCCCGGATCTGGAACCTGCGGGCGACCGACGTGATGCAGGGCGTGATCTACGGGATCCGGACCCCGGAGATCACCGATCGCCGGCTCCTGACCCGATTCGATTTCGACGAGACCTGGGGAACCGCGCTCAACCGCTTCATCGTGCAGGCGATCCTCGGGCTGCCGATCACCCCGTACGGCAAGGGCGACCAGCGACGCGGATTCATCGCCCTCGAGGACTCGATGCAGTCGCTGCGGCTCGCGCTCGAGCATCCGCCGGCGCGCGGCGAGTACCGCGTCTTCAACCAGTTCGACGCCGCCTACTCGGTCAACGAGCTCGCGGAGCGCACGGCGCGCATCGCCACCGAGCTCGGCCTGCACCCGAGCGTCGACCATCCCCCGAACCCGCGGATCGAGGCCGAGGAGCACTACTACGCGCCGATCCACGATCACCTCGCCGGGCTCGGCTACCGGCGGACCCGGGAGCTCGACGACGTCGTCCGGGAGATCTTCCGCGACCTGCGAACCTTCCGGCGACGCCTACAGGCGCGGCGTCACGTGGTGCAGCCCGCCGTCCGCTGGGCGGAAGCGGACAGTCGGCCGGCGCTCGCCGCGCGCGCGCCGAACCCGGCCCCCACGCCGCCCCCGGCCCCGGGATCCGCGGCACCGGAAGGCCGAAGCGTCGCGTGAGCTCGCGCGGTCGCGCGGACCCCGTCGCAGCGCGCGCCCCGCCCGAAGCAACGATTAAGACGCTACCGGCGATTCCGGTCCGAAGATCGTTCGGGCAGTCCGGCATCGAACGGCGAGAGGGTCCCCATCCGATGAAACGCCAGATGATCGACATGCTGTCGGAGCTGATCAAGATCCCGAGCGACCCGTTCGCGGACAAGCAGGAGGTGCTCGACTACGTCCAGTCGTTCACCGACCAGATCCACATGCGCAACACGCTCTTCGGCGACGCGCAGGCGCCGTCGCTGCTGGCCGAGTACGGCCAGGGCGGGGTCGTCCTCTCCGGTCACCTCGACACGCCGCCGGTCGGGGACTACTGGAGCTTTTCGCAGAGCCAGCTCGCCTCGGGCCGGATGTACGGCCGCGGCGCGGCCGACATGAAGGGGACCGTCGTCGCGATGCTGGAGGCCGCGCAGGACCTGGTCGTTCGCAAGATCCCGGTCGTGCTCGCGTTCACCACCGACGAGGAGACCTCGATGCAGGGGGCGATGGCGCTCGCCAAGACACTGCCCCTGCGTCGCGCGAAAGCGGTGGTCGTCGGCGAGCCGACCGGGCTACGGGTCGCCTACGCCGAGAAGGGCGTTCTCGACCTCTCGATCGAGACGCGGGGCAAGGCCGCCCACGGGGCGATGCCCCACCTCGGCGAGAACGCGATCGGCAAGATGATGCGGATCCTGCGGGGCCTCGAGTCGTTCAAAGGGCGGATCGCCCACCCCGAGCTCGGCACGGTCACGCTCAACATCGGGACGTTCAACGGCGGCACTCGCCTCAACGTCGTCCCCAACAAGTGCACGGCCGAGGTCGACATCCGCTTCCCGCCGCCGTACACCCCCGATCAGCTTTACCACGAGATCGAGGAGCACCTGCGCCGGATCAAGACGCCGTTCACCCTTCGCCGGATCCTGTCGATGCCCGCCGTCCAGATCGATCCGAACGGCGAGCACGTGCGGATCCTGCGCGACGTCGCGCAGGCCGAGAGCGCGGTCCTCGTCCACGCCTCGGAGGCAGTCCACTACGCCCAGGTCAACCCGCGGGTCGTGATCTTCGGCGCCGGCGAGGAGGAGCTGTCGCACCAGGCCAACGAGTACGTGAAGGTCGAGTCGGTCTCGCGGGCGAGCGAGGTCTACAAGAAGTACGCCCAGCGCCTCGCCGGCATGCGCACCCTGTCCTAGCGCCCTCGCTACGGCATCAAATACCGGCGGCGGTACCACGCGGTCGTGAAGGTCGCGCAGCTGTGCGCACGCTATCCTCCCGCACCGGGGGGCGTCGAGCGGCACGTCGCGGAGATCGCCCGCCGGCTGGGGGATCGCGGGGACCGCGTCGACGTCTTCACGAGCGATCTCTACCGAGAGTTCCCGGTCGAACGCCTCGCGCCCGAGGTGCCTCGTTCCGAGCGGACGTCGTTCGGCTCCGTCCGCCGGCTCCCGGTCTGGTCGCTCCCGGGCGAGCTGCACTACCTGTTCTTCCGGGGCCTCGTTCCGGCCGTCGAGGCGGCGCGCCCGGAGATCGTGCACGTCCATACGTTCGGGACGAACCCGGTGGCCGCGGCCCGCCGGGTGCGACGGCGCACCGGCGTCCCGTTCGTGCTGACCGCGCATTTCCATCCGATCTGGTCGATCGAGGGTGGCTGGATCCGCCACCGACTGCGTGGGTTCTACGACCGCTGGGTCGCCGGTGGGGTCACCGCGGCGGCCGCGCGGGTGATCGTGCAGACGCGAGAAGAGGAGCGGCTCCTGCGCGGCCTTGGCCTTGCGCTGCCCCCCGTGGAGATCGTCCCGCCTGGCTACACGCCGCTCCCCCCGGCGGCGCCGGGCCCGGTCTTCTGCGACCACTTCCGCATTCCGGGGCCGTACGTACTCTTCGTCGGCCGGCTCGCGTCCAACAAGGGGCTCGTCGAGCTCCTCGGCGCCTTCGAACGACTCGCCCGGGCGGCCCCCGAGGCCCATCTCGTCCTCGTGGGGGCCGATGGCGGCATGCAGGCCTCGCTCGCGAGACGCGTGCGCGGATTCGGGCTCGGCGACCGGGTCCATTTCCTCGGCCACGTCGCGGACGACCGGCTGCTGTCCGCGGCCTACCGCGAGGCGACGGTCACCGTCCTCCCCAGCGAGTACGAGGCGTTCGGCCTGGTCCTGCTCGAGTCCCTCGCGGCCGGCACCCCGGTGGTCGCGACCCGGGTCGGCGGCGTCCCCGAGTTCATCGAGGACGAGCGCTCGGGACTGCTCGTGCCGCCGGGGGACGTCGGGGCGCTCGCGCTCGCCCTGCAACGGATCTGGGACGATCCTGCGCTCGGGCGGCGGCTCGGCCACCACGGCCGCGTCGAGGTCGTTCCGCGCTACACCTGGGAGCGCACGGTCGACCGCCTGAGGGAGATCTACCGCGAGGTCCTCGGCCGATGAGGATCGCGCTGGTCACGCTGCGCTACGACGCGCCCGGGGGCGTCGAGACCGTCGTCCGCCAGATCGCCGGTCGGCTGCGCACGGGCGGCGACGAGGTCGCGGTCTACGCGAGCGACCTGTACGACGAGGGCGAGTGGGTCCGCCGCACCGACTTCCCGCCGATCGTGGACGGGGTGCCCGTCCACCGCTTTCCGGTCCGCCGCCACCTGATCCCGCGGCTGAGCATGCCGATGATGGTGGGGCTGATCGATGCCCTCGCCGCGAGCGACGCCGACGTGCTGCACGCGCACTCGCACCGCTACGGCCACGTCCTTCAGTCGGCGGCTGTGGCGGAGCGCCGGGGGATCCCGCTCGTGGTGTCGACGCACTACCACCCGGCGCACCGCAGCGAGTCCGGGCTCAAGCGGGGCCTCCTGCGCCTGCAGGACGCCGGCTTCGGCGCGAGCGCCTACCGCGTCGCCCGAGCGATCATCGTGATCACCGAGCATGAGGCGCGTCTGGTCCGCGAGTTCGCGCCGCGCGGTCGGATCCACGTCATCCCGCACGGGATCGACCTCGCCGCATGGGGAGCGCCGGAACGGGACGGGCCACCGCCCGCCGGCCTGCCGCCCCAGTACTTCCTCTTCGCCGGGCGCCTCGCACCCAACAAGGGGCTTCCCGAGCTCTTCGAGGCACTGGCCCGCCTCGATCCTCCCCACCGCCTCCCGCTCGTTCTCCTGGGCCCGGAGTGGGGACAGCGCTCCGCGCTCGTCGCCCACGCGAGCCGGCTCGGCCTCGAGCGCGAGGTCGTCTTCCTCGGACACGTGGACGACCCGGCCGCGTATCGCGCCGTGATCCGGGGGGCGAAGGCGCTCGTGCTGCCGAGCGAGTACGAGGCGTTCGGCCTGGTGCTGCTCGACGCGATGGCGGCCCGGGTTCCGATCGTCGCGACCGCCGTCGGGGGCGTACCGGAGGTGCTCGACGGAGGTCGCGTGGGCCGTCTCGTCCCCTACGGCGACCCGGCGGCGCTCGCGCAAGCGCTGCGGGACGTGCGGGACGACGCCGACGGAACCCGCGCCCGGACCCTCGCCGCGAGCGAGTGGGTGACGCGCTACGACTGGTCGGTCGCGATCGAGCGACTGCGGTCCGTCTACCGGGCCGTCGCCGCCTGAGCCGAACGCGCGTCGAGCCGAACGAGCTCGTCGCCCACGTGGGCCAGGTCGCGGCCGGCGTCGCCGCCCCGCACCCGGCCGATCGACCGGAAGAGCCGGCCGAGCAGACCCACGATCATTCGCCGTCCTCGTCGCGCGCATAGGCCCGGACGAGACCGATCCCGCGCTCCAGGTTCGCTCGCGAGGCGGCGAAGGAGATCCGCAGGTGGCGCGCCCCGAGCGAGCCGAAGGCGTCGCCCGGGGTCGTGATGACCCCACGCCGCAGCAGCGCCGTCGCGACCTCGGCCGAGGAGCGGGGCCAGGCGAAGCGCGGGAACGCGTAGAACGCGCCGGCCGGCGGGACGATCTGGATCCCCGGTATCCGGCGGAGCAAACGTACGACGAGGTCTCGGCGGACCCGGAACTCTCGCACCATCGCGCGGACCGCCGCGGTGCTGTTCCCGAGGCCCGCGATCACGGCGATCTGGGCGGGCGTCGGCGGACAGGCCATGATGTGGTAGTGCATCTTGTTCAGGTCGAGGGCGAGCGACCGGGGGGCGACCAGGAAGCCGAGCCGCCAGCCGGTCATCGCGA
The Thermoplasmata archaeon genome window above contains:
- a CDS encoding PAC2 family protein, which produces MEEIRIVDTRDEPLKGAMMVVGFPTHGLVGSVAASYLVHTLDMSLVAYMVSEEFPPTVIMEEGVVGAPVRFYASKLVCGVDRSCDQLLVVIADIQPPVNLLNSLGRVLLDWAESKGIQLVVAVEGQPIEDETRGDARVVAMANRAAAPLLEKYQFAAANGVVTGLAGGLLLGAIGRTTPVLCLVAQAHKDYPDARAAAKVIETVNPLVPLMVLDTKPLREKARQIEAEVRKTLQQTRESMSSMRNAESEGPGEMYR
- a CDS encoding NUDIX domain-containing protein, whose translation is MDEPDGPVARECVEGYLFSDPPFRLLLLRRPPARGRVWVPVSGKVEPEDPDFEKALRRELEEETGLTSPRRIVPLDWHVRFPADNGEVWRLHAYGVEIDRSFRPRLSPEHEAAEWVDAEEAVRRLHYPDNRAAVRRLIERVERPGSPKV
- a CDS encoding DUF131 domain-containing protein is translated as MLARALVPGVLLLAGAGLTALAIADGSAHLAWVLIVPVVYGSSPGFAAGVVLMAGGLLTLPLALAPHPAAEEEGTGPTVRSRGGVGTGGFVLIGPVPILFGTWREVSRRTRWLLAVAGGTAVVASVLVALALLG
- a CDS encoding nascent polypeptide-associated complex protein, giving the protein MIPGGPRNQRQMEQMMRRLGMTSEAVPDVEEVVVRTRTKEHVFERPEVTVLTVQGVRTYQVVGQPTVRSRVADAPAPGTGAPAGPPEEDVRLVMEQANVSREEAVEALLQSSGEPAEAIMKILARGR
- a CDS encoding NAD-dependent epimerase/dehydratase family protein; translated protein: MKVLITGIDGYSGWPLALHLLGRGHEVVGVDSFVTRRRVREVGSWSATPIPSFPRRQAAVREILARELGFHRGDLSDFAFTRHVLELERPDAIVHLAEQRSAPYSMIDVHHAVETQVGNLTGTLHLLYAMREICPDAHLVKMGTMGEYGTPNVDIPEGSFEIEYRGRRDRLPFPRQAGSWYHWSKVFDSGDVMFASRIWNLRATDVMQGVIYGIRTPEITDRRLLTRFDFDETWGTALNRFIVQAILGLPITPYGKGDQRRGFIALEDSMQSLRLALEHPPARGEYRVFNQFDAAYSVNELAERTARIATELGLHPSVDHPPNPRIEAEEHYYAPIHDHLAGLGYRRTRELDDVVREIFRDLRTFRRRLQARRHVVQPAVRWAEADSRPALAARAPNPAPTPPPAPGSAAPEGRSVA
- a CDS encoding M20 family metallopeptidase, which produces MKRQMIDMLSELIKIPSDPFADKQEVLDYVQSFTDQIHMRNTLFGDAQAPSLLAEYGQGGVVLSGHLDTPPVGDYWSFSQSQLASGRMYGRGAADMKGTVVAMLEAAQDLVVRKIPVVLAFTTDEETSMQGAMALAKTLPLRRAKAVVVGEPTGLRVAYAEKGVLDLSIETRGKAAHGAMPHLGENAIGKMMRILRGLESFKGRIAHPELGTVTLNIGTFNGGTRLNVVPNKCTAEVDIRFPPPYTPDQLYHEIEEHLRRIKTPFTLRRILSMPAVQIDPNGEHVRILRDVAQAESAVLVHASEAVHYAQVNPRVVIFGAGEEELSHQANEYVKVESVSRASEVYKKYAQRLAGMRTLS
- the dph2 gene encoding diphthamide biosynthesis enzyme Dph2; protein product: MSDPAPAVADPGPSRVFATVGAPLFQAIREVRPRRIVLQVPAGLVRNAHDLAARLREEGGAPVVIATRACFGACDAPSRDEAPNADLAIVLGHAPIPNLAVVRPTFFVEMRESAGDPEALAATVDRAQMPRRLGLVASVQHLDLVTPLVAALERRGREVHVGSGDRRLAYPAQALGCNYTGAESVAATVEAFLFVGTGRFHPVGLAYAVDRPVWSLDPLRNVLEPPIDRAALLRRRQLTVATARDAQRWGILVSTFAGQNRTPTALALQERARARGRTAEILVFDRLDPRDLEGRALDAYVNTACPRIALDDGGLYPKPILTPPEFLMALGELPLEPYRFDTYH
- a CDS encoding glycosyltransferase family 4 protein, with translation MRIALVTLRYDAPGGVETVVRQIAGRLRTGGDEVAVYASDLYDEGEWVRRTDFPPIVDGVPVHRFPVRRHLIPRLSMPMMVGLIDALAASDADVLHAHSHRYGHVLQSAAVAERRGIPLVVSTHYHPAHRSESGLKRGLLRLQDAGFGASAYRVARAIIVITEHEARLVREFAPRGRIHVIPHGIDLAAWGAPERDGPPPAGLPPQYFLFAGRLAPNKGLPELFEALARLDPPHRLPLVLLGPEWGQRSALVAHASRLGLEREVVFLGHVDDPAAYRAVIRGAKALVLPSEYEAFGLVLLDAMAARVPIVATAVGGVPEVLDGGRVGRLVPYGDPAALAQALRDVRDDADGTRARTLAASEWVTRYDWSVAIERLRSVYRAVAA
- a CDS encoding GNAT family N-acetyltransferase produces the protein MGVAPADLPPVSLRGFRPTDVPFVAAIVADALHEHYDPSLYQSLSGDWPEGFLVAADPSDVPVGFLLGVSQIENEVRVLMFAVDRHHRTRGVGTLLMTTFLDRSRGRGFRRVTLEVRVSNARAIRFYTRYRFSVIDLLRAYYSDGENGYQMARDLA
- the pdxT gene encoding pyridoxal 5'-phosphate synthase glutaminase subunit PdxT, which encodes MKIGVLALQGDVPEHVRAVGAAAPRAPVVAVRRPADLAEVDALLLPGGESTAIARLLEEAGLWAPLAERLRSGLPVLATCAGLILLARELAPGPSGPDPPTFGVLDVVVRRNDYGAQRESFEAPLVVSGIGPRPFPGVFIRSPRIAAVGPGATAIAWQGEEVVGVRAGPLWGLAFHPELSADPRVHRRFLSTLGPRR
- a CDS encoding glycosyltransferase family 4 protein — its product is MKVAQLCARYPPAPGGVERHVAEIARRLGDRGDRVDVFTSDLYREFPVERLAPEVPRSERTSFGSVRRLPVWSLPGELHYLFFRGLVPAVEAARPEIVHVHTFGTNPVAAARRVRRRTGVPFVLTAHFHPIWSIEGGWIRHRLRGFYDRWVAGGVTAAAARVIVQTREEERLLRGLGLALPPVEIVPPGYTPLPPAAPGPVFCDHFRIPGPYVLFVGRLASNKGLVELLGAFERLARAAPEAHLVLVGADGGMQASLARRVRGFGLGDRVHFLGHVADDRLLSAAYREATVTVLPSEYEAFGLVLLESLAAGTPVVATRVGGVPEFIEDERSGLLVPPGDVGALALALQRIWDDPALGRRLGHHGRVEVVPRYTWERTVDRLREIYREVLGR
- a CDS encoding CBS domain-containing protein produces the protein MPDPWPTAGEMMTPRPVTLPADAPISRALGVMRTKGFHEIPVLRRSRLAGMITFESIARRVSRPLETKVEHLLTLAPLVTPATALPELAEELLANGLRAAPVVGRRGELLGVVSRTDIVRVLAGLPEVARVRVEQLARAADLLVHESDLCRQLFGQIRLLEAHPLPVLDRRERLVGAVGVRDLGNVLWRPVAPGKRDVHTPGSVLDVRVGSIMHSPPVTVPVGTSAAEAARTMTEEVVSSVFVVEAGRPPRVLGQSELLGLVVGRGRPSTGRTRVEDVYVEVSGLRGSGDPGLLAEIDHLVASGLRRIAQQVRPTLLSLHFAPHATHRTSDITVEARLHSDAGIFYASHTGWNLLAGVAALLDDLAGQTRRVREARRQRSRGGRKVDTEEADLGVDDPDLERRIRSATGGAETEDEE